Proteins encoded together in one Desulfobulbaceae bacterium window:
- a CDS encoding potassium channel protein, whose protein sequence is MKFLPAMLVYFFQDRTTKRNIHLLSKFFGFLVLVVTTYSVIFHALMMYEGREFSWITGFYWTLTVMSTLGFGDITFQTDLGLVFTIVVLLSGIVFLLIMLPFTFVQFFYAPWLEAQKKTRTPRELPDDISGHVIITHLDPITEKLIPKLAKYNYDYVVVESDLHKALDIHDQGYNVVLGDVDDPATYERLRIHTAAMVVATNDDMMNTNIAFTIREITNKVPIITTADNDYSIDILEFPGNTKVFQFMKMLGSSLGLRTFGIDMDTNVIGRFDELLIAESPAMHTPLEGKTLAEIRLRAITGVTVVGIWEHGVFKTPSPWTVISSTAVLVMAGTREQLQRFDEHFAFSCVDYAPDAPVLILGGGRVGCAAAETMEARKIPYTIIEKSGLSGCRNKINHIQGDAADINILKKAGIENARSIIITTHNDAMNIYLAFYCRQLRPDVQIISRATAEKTVSKLHRAGADVVLSYASMGANRILNLLQPDDVSVFTEGLNVFSRPVHDSLVGKTLVEAAIREKTGCTVIAIKTGDNLVVNPDPGIPFNEQDKLILIGTMEAEKQFLQTI, encoded by the coding sequence ATGAAATTCCTGCCGGCGATGCTTGTCTATTTCTTCCAGGACAGGACGACCAAGCGAAACATTCACCTGCTGTCCAAATTCTTTGGCTTCCTGGTTCTTGTCGTAACCACATACAGCGTTATTTTTCACGCTCTCATGATGTACGAGGGCAGGGAGTTCAGCTGGATTACCGGGTTTTACTGGACCCTCACCGTCATGTCCACCCTTGGCTTCGGGGACATCACCTTCCAGACCGACCTGGGTCTGGTCTTTACCATTGTTGTTCTCCTGTCGGGCATTGTTTTCCTGCTCATCATGCTCCCCTTCACCTTTGTCCAGTTTTTTTATGCCCCATGGCTGGAGGCGCAGAAAAAAACGAGAACCCCCCGGGAGCTGCCGGATGACATATCAGGCCATGTTATCATCACCCACCTCGATCCCATCACGGAAAAACTCATACCGAAACTGGCCAAATACAACTACGACTATGTGGTCGTGGAAAGTGACCTGCACAAGGCCCTGGATATCCACGATCAGGGATACAATGTTGTGCTTGGCGACGTGGATGACCCGGCAACCTATGAGCGCCTCCGCATTCATACCGCCGCCATGGTGGTCGCCACCAACGATGACATGATGAACACCAATATCGCGTTCACCATCAGGGAGATAACGAACAAGGTTCCGATAATCACCACCGCCGACAACGATTACTCCATCGATATCCTCGAATTTCCAGGCAACACCAAGGTCTTCCAGTTCATGAAAATGCTGGGATCATCACTGGGGCTCAGGACTTTCGGCATAGACATGGACACCAATGTCATCGGCAGGTTTGACGAGCTCCTTATCGCCGAATCACCGGCGATGCACACCCCCCTGGAGGGCAAGACCCTTGCGGAAATCAGGCTGCGGGCGATAACCGGCGTAACCGTTGTCGGAATCTGGGAACATGGAGTTTTCAAAACGCCCTCCCCCTGGACCGTTATCAGTTCCACGGCAGTTCTTGTCATGGCAGGCACCCGTGAACAGCTGCAACGTTTTGATGAACACTTTGCCTTCTCCTGCGTCGACTATGCCCCTGACGCACCGGTGCTGATACTCGGCGGCGGTCGGGTCGGATGCGCGGCCGCTGAAACCATGGAAGCCAGGAAAATTCCTTACACCATTATTGAAAAAAGCGGTCTGTCGGGATGCAGGAACAAGATAAACCATATCCAGGGCGATGCGGCCGATATCAACATCCTCAAAAAAGCCGGCATAGAAAACGCACGATCGATCATTATCACAACTCATAATGACGCGATGAACATCTATCTTGCCTTTTATTGCCGGCAGCTCCGGCCGGATGTCCAGATCATCAGCCGGGCAACCGCGGAAAAAACCGTCTCTAAGCTGCACCGGGCCGGCGCTGACGTGGTCCTGTCCTACGCCTCCATGGGCGCCAACCGTATCCTGAACCTACTGCAACCCGACGATGTATCGGTGTTCACCGAAGGACTCAATGTTTTTAGCAGACCGGTGCATGACTCCCTGGTCGGCAAAACCCTTGTCGAGGCCGCGATAAGGGAAAAAACCGGCTGCACCGTGATCGCCATTAAAACCGGAGACAACCTCGTGGTCAATCCCGACCCGGGCATACCATTCAACGAACAGGACAAGTTGATTCTGATCGGCACGATGGAAGCGGAAAAACAGTTTCTCCAAACCATCTGA